Genomic window (Vigna unguiculata cultivar IT97K-499-35 chromosome 10, ASM411807v1, whole genome shotgun sequence):
GATTTGGAGTTTTCTTATTGTGAATTTAACGGAACAATTCCCAATTCACTGTCAAACCTCACTGAACTCCGTTACCTGTCCTTGTCAGATAACAACTTCACAGGTCAAATCCCATCATTTAATATGGCCAAAAGCCTTATTTACTTAGACCTTTCTTATAATGGTTTGAGTGGTTCAATTCCATTTTCTCACTTTGAAGGACTCAACAATCTTGTTACCATTTACCTGGATCATAACTCGATTAGTGGGATCCTTCCTTCATCCCTCTTTACACTCCCACAGCTGGAAGATATTAATCTTTCCAATAATCAGTTTGGCCAACTAGACGAATTTACAAACGTATCTTCCTCTCAATTATACTCCCTCGATTTACGTAGCAATAATCTAAAGTTCGCATTCTGCAACTTGAAAACTTTTCCTGGTTTCTTGAGTAATCACTCCAATATAGAATTTCTCGATCTTTCAGATAACTATATCCATGGCATAGTACCCAACTGGATTTGGAAACTCGAGAATCTTTGGGTGCTGAATATTTCTCATAATATGTTGACTCATTTGGAAGGACCTTTGCAGAATCTTTCTACCAGATTCTCTTATCTTGATCTTCATCATAATAAACTTGAGGGGCCGATGATACCTTCTTTTCCTGAGAATTTGAAGTATTTGGATTTCTCAAGCAACAAATTAAACTCTGTTATCCCACGAAACATCGGTAATTACCTGACTTTCACATCTTTCATCTCCCTTTCAAACAATGCTTTTAGTGGCAGTATCCCTGATTCCTTCTGCAATGTTTCCCATCTTGACGTGCTTGATCTTTCCAATAACAACATTGATGGAAAAATTCCCTTGTGTTTATTGGAAGCGAGTACTGAGATATTAAATCTTAGACAGAACAGTCTCATGGGCCCTTTACCAGATATCTTTTCAGCTACCTGTACTCTAGAGATACTGGATCTCCGTGACAATAAATTAGATGGAAAGATTCCGAAATCTCTTTCTAATTGCACATGGTTAGAAATATTAAACCTCGGAGAAAACAAGATTGTGAATGTCTTTCCGTGCATGTTAATGAAGATATCCACACTCCGGGTCTTAGTCTTGCGAGAAAATAATTTAGATGGTCACATTGGATGTCCAAACACCAATGCCACATGGCCCGTTCTTCAAATACTTGATCTAGCCATTAACCATTTCAGTGGCAAGCTACCTCAAACACTCTTCAAAAGGTGGGAAGCAATGATGTCTGCTAAATCAAACGTAGAAAACTAGAACGATCATATTGTACGATATTCTGACGAAATAGTTTATCGTGATTCAGTGACAGTTACACTCAAAGGTCAACAGATGGATCTGGATAAGATTATAACTGTCTTAACTTCGATCGACTTCTCATCCAACCATTTTGAAGGGGAAATACCACAAGAGCTATTGATGAAGAATTATCTTGTTTtgttttagagttatgaatatggtgaagttgtttaagaaagctttttgaaaattcccactggacattaaaatagcaagctatctagatgtgaaggttcatttctcaagttcatgaaaggaagaagagagttggattcaagcttaaactcacacggcattaacaacacttaaagaaccaaaatgaaagaagaaacattaaaaatggaaagcatagaagatgaagcatggaagaagcacgccactcatagggggatctaagccaaccaagccctagagatgaatgatggtgccgccacttgcaagcaagataaggcaaaagtgagttcacttctaggaatgagagctcacgaaaatttattggttgaaacacaatagtttagaaacaaaatgatcaaccattttacaagacaaggagtaccctttaaataggagttcataggggtcctatagcaaatacaaaaacatgaaaaaagattaactagcaaaccctaaacctaatgtgagagtgagtcttggccaagtgaagggagatgattggtggaggcattcccatgaggattctaggccacaAACATTGAATAAGttaatgagttacttatgttgtagcttgggggtaagtctaactcataagcattgttgttaattctcctaatgacttgaaaggggtcatcccctctagggaggagcttagacttcctttgagtagggaatctctcctttctcaagtgaagccaaacccaatctccctcttggaagatgacttcctttcttcccttattaccatcctattgttgtttcttaactctcctctcaatggtttccttgacttgtgaatgcaagtcttggatgtacttggctttggcctcaccatcttggtaagtccatgcctcatgagtgggaaggggaaggaggtctaagggagttagaggattgaacccatacacaacctcaaaaggggaatgagaagtagtggaatgcacaaccctattgtaggcaaactctatgtggggaagaagtttctcccactctctaatgttttgcactatcatacatcttagcatttgtcctagggttctattaaccatctcggtttggccatcactttggggatggcaagtggtggagaaaagaagcttggtgccaagtttaccccacaaggttctccaaaaatggcttaggaacttggagtccctatcacttacaatgaacctaggtaggccatgtagtcttaccacttccttgaaaaaaagattttcaatataagttgcatcatcaatcttatggcaaggaatgaaatgggtcatcttagagaacctatccaccactacaaaaatggaatccctaccctttttggtccttgggaggcctaagacaaaatccatagatatgtcaacccaaggcttggaagggataggcaagggagtgtaaaaaccatggggttggactctagacttggctttcatgcatgctatgcaacttttgcaatgcctatctacatgcttcctcatgtgaggccaatagaagtgttctttcaagacttccaaagtcttgtttggcccaaaatgtcccattaatcctccctcatgtgcctctctaatgagtgaggctcttaaggaaccttggggaatgcaaagtctcttacctttgaaaagatattgattgagaaggtaaaagtctttgtaagccccttggtggcactcactaagaatggaggagaaatcaacatcccttagatacaattccttaatatgatcaaaactaagaaatttagtttcaagaattgaaaggagggaatgccttcttgaaagtgcatccgccacaatgttagcctttccttgcttatgcttgatcacatatgggaattgctctaagaactctacccacctagcatgtctcttgtttaacttgcctttgcttttcaaaaatttgagtgactcatggtcactatgtatcacaaactcctttgaaagaagataatgttgccaagtttgcaaagttctcacaagagcataaagctctttgtcataggtggagtagttgatgtgactccccttgagtttctcactaaaataggctatggggtgcccttcttggagaagcacggccccaatgcctacatgagatgcatcacactcaattttaaaagttttggagaagttagggagggctaagagtggtgcattgataaatttttgttttaaagtttcaaaagccttttcttgatctttgccccacttatagaccatacctttcttgaccaattcattgagaggggtggctatggtgctaaagtttagcacaaacctcctataaaaactagccaacccatggaaagacctaagctcacttacattctttgggggaggccaatccttgatggccatcactttttcttggtccacatggaccccatgttgatttattttgaaacctaggaagatcacatgatccatcccaaacacacatttctccatgttagcatacaaggatgccttccttaaggtctctaacacactccttaaatgatgcaagtggtcatcttgagacatactataaatgagaatgtcatcaaagtacaccacaacaaacttccctaagaactctctaagaacatggtgcatgagtctcatgaatgtactaggtgcattggtcaagccaaaaggcatgactaaccactcatataatccaaacttagtcttgaaagaggttttccattcatcaccttctttgattctaatttgattgtacccactcttcaagtctattttggaaaatatggttgcaccatgtaactcatcaatcaaatcatctaatctaggaataggatgcctatacttgatggttatgttgttgatagccctacaatctatgcacattctccatgttccatcctttttggggacaagaatcacgggcattgcacaaggactcatgctatgttgcacccaccccttttctaacaactcattcacttgtttttgaatttccttagccttctcgagactagtcctataggctggcctattaggcaaagatgagccttgtatgaaatcaatttggtgttctatacctcttaggggtgggagaccctttggaggttcttgaaaaacatctttgaactcatctaagactaatgacaagtctaagggacatctagagtgagggttttggaaggagggggaagattcactaggataagctaggaagatgggtttttgggcaagcattaccttcttcacccctttgagggtgatcatgctcttcttggactcattgccatgcccttgcgccctcttttgcgccttctcttcttttcttttctttatcatttgcaattgatcctcattgacttctcttggtgaaagagttagtaatgtgatctttttgccttggaagataaaggtaaatttgttagcatggccatcatgaaaagctttcctatcaaattgccatggccttcctaataaaatgtgggttgcttccatgggcaccaagtcacataatacctcatccttgtagtttccaatggagaagttaataaggacttgtttgtccactttaatctcaccttcctcactaagccaagaaagcttatagggcttggcatgagagATGGTTTttaagccaagcttgtccacaacccttgtgctagccacattaacacaacttccactatcaattatgagggagcaagttttgttgttgatttggcaccttgagtgaaaaatattttctctttggttttcaaattctttaggcatttggcctagcatgcgcctaaccaccaacaaacctccttcattaggtttgatttcatcctcacttgaagattgggaagaagtgtgggaggaagaacttttaggggagggggagaagaatgttcactttcaacctctcctttagggttcaagatcatgttcctctttgttgggcaatttgaagcaatgtgaccatagcccatacacttaaaacatttgatggaactagttcttgaactttgagaagagtttgcactttcatgggaggttctagacgaattagtcctaggtgggtggtctttggaaggtggtttctcatcctttctttcctttcctttccaagatctagagtagtattcattgtatgaagtattcctcttggcctcttgtttctttttcaattgactttcaacttttaaggccaagtgtaaaattttatcaagagtggaatactcatacaactcaactacatcttgaacttctcttctaagaccactcacaaatctagctacattttcttcttcactttcaaattggagtcctactttgagaagcatggactccatcattttaaaatattcattcacatacatagacccttgttgaagcctttggagcttcaaaagagtctccctcctatagtaggaaggaacaaatctagcgcgcatcaaagttttaatgtccatccaagaggctgcgggtggctcttggttaatattgtccatacacaattgatgccaccatgtcatgccataatcttcaaattctaaaactactaaatctacttgttcttgatcactaactaaatgaatattgaagatttggtccactttttgctcccactctatgtagaggtttggatcattctcccccttgaactttgaaatcttgattggtggaggttgtttTTGTGGGAGTttattgcgccttccaccaccatcatagccgtgtctttttcttcttccaccatggctagagtcctcggaagaggacctcctccttctcctctcatcttccctaagctcaagtctttggatgtgctcttgtaggaagatctcactttgcctcctatccgccctcaattggtcaaaagtttctctcctactcacttccatctcacgtaagatgttggcaagggtcatttgttcactttcttgggccataggagtcaccatgggaggggaataaggtgaggccgactcttccacttcttctacctccaagattggatccatattcatgttcttacaccaaaaactcaccaaaaaccgagacaaggaagaggttagctaacaaacaattccaaacccgagaccaagtgtggtcttctcaagcacccaagtgctttttatcacactcccaaagcacacaagcaaggctagcactcaaaaaccttccaaacaagtgaaaacacctttaaagagatgaaaaccttttcaaagctcaaacaaatggctcggccacaacactctaggaagacaaggaaaagaaaactactaagacaaaacaaagattacctaaagacaagcaagcaaagctcaaaaaaacaagaaagtttaacttctaaggaaacttgtttttaaaaacaaaacttgaacaagactaaaacaatgaaaaacacttttaaggactctatagaaagcatttgaacaagccaatattatacctcaaattatgtatacaccatgaaagatcataaccaagtcaaagcatggaactaatttgccaatatcacccaaaacccaagtataaattttggtagcataacacctagtaaaaatggccaaatggattcaccaagcattgtaaaagctctcggccaaactgtttttggtcttgaaaacattttttcttttcaaaactaggtacttaaaattatgagaaggatgttttagggtgtcttgaaaacttagttccttaaaattaggtcaaaatcaatttcaaggagcatacaacaacacaagacatagatctcatgcaatagttcaaaaacttagaaacaagaacaagaaaactcaaagaagcatatgacaagagactcaagaaaaagttagacacatttaaagactcaacatgacatacacaaagacacaaacatgtagctatcatgcttttaaactcatggatttgaggctcaaagagtaagcatcaaaagacatgttatccaaccacatttaggagcaaaagagtcactaaaaccgaagccaaaattgccacaacataacctgaaaacgttgtttttcgtattctcggtagctctgacctttgctcactcatttgatcataactctctccacagaactccaaatgcgttaattgtttttttgttggaaactagacgcACAGAGccttcttttgatataaagaacgttacttttggaccactgagctagctgcagtatttttttcaaaaacgcacacgttgctgccagcactatttttatgtggaccattcaaagatagctacacaagacaaggttagaacatgaaaacaccatattcaaggacaaccaaagctctagataccaaatgatgaagaactatcttgttttcttttagggttatgaatatggtgaagttgtttaagaaagcttttttaaaattcccactggacattaagatagcaagctatctagatgtgaaggttcatttctcaagttcatgaaaggaagaagagagttggattcaagcttaaactcacagggcattaacaacacttaaagaaccaaaatgaaagaagaaacattaaaaatggaaagcatagaagatgaagcatggaagaagcacgccactcataggggggatctaagccaaccaagccctagagatgagtgatggtgccgccacttgcaagcaagataaggcaaaggtgagttcacttctaggaaggagagctcacgaaaatttaatggttgaaacacaatagtttagaaacaaaatgatcaacccttttacaagacaaggagcaccttttaaataggagttcataggggtcctttagcaagtacaaaaacatgaaaaaagattaactagcaaaccctaaacctaatgtgagagtgagtcttagccaagtgaagggagatgattggtggaggcattcccatgaggattctaggccaaaagaggaaggagaccaagtgaccttctaaggcataaaccacaaaggtaaaaggagacaaggtacatgtctacttttgcttttgctttatgctttgtgctttcctctctcttccacttcatccaagtgctccaatcaccaagtgccacctagccatgctctactttctcttaattacctacaaaacaagacaaacaaggattagcatgttggtttaagttaatctaatcttggtcaaatgtcaactttggatcaaagtcaacaagtcaaccaaaataagtcaactagaaaccaacttagggaattcaaactaaagtaatgcaaaacaaagataaaggtgatggaatataagactcccctctagacatgcttctagtgatccttcttgagggagcttctaaggaggtggtcacgccttcatcaacTATTCCACTTTAAGGCACTCTATGCACTTAAGTTGTCAAATAAtgctttttcttgaaaaattcCACAATCAATTTGAAATATGAAGGAGCTCGAGTCCTTAGACTTATCAAACAACTCACTGGAAGGAAACATTCCCACAGAACTTGGAAGTTTATTGTTCCTATCAGTCCTGAACCTCTCATATAATCATTTGGTGGGAAAGATCCCAACAGGTAGCCAACTTCATTCATTTTTAGCTTTTTCCTTTCAAGGAAATAATGGTCGCTACGGTCCTCCATTGACCGAAGAACTAGATGACAGAGAGCCAAGAGTGTTGCAACAACATCAAACGTTAGTTTCTACGGTTGATTAGACTTTTATTAATGTGGAAGTGGGACTGATATTTGGCCATGCTATGATTTTTGGTCCATTCTTGTTTTGGAAGCGATGGAAGATATGGTATTGCCAACTTATTAACAAAATTCTGTCTTGGATCTTCCCTCAACTGTGTTGTGAATATGCAATGAGAAGATAAACTTGCACAACTCTAATGTACCAGCGTTAGCTATTAATAGAAGTGAGCAAGTAAGTAAAAGTCACCATAAATAAATGTTATCATCTTTCTTCATGCTTAGTTCTCCACATTCAATAGATGTTTCAGTTTTATTTCACAAAGAAAACcaatttttcaagttttatgCTTAAAAACAATGAGTATATTGTTATTGAAATACTCCATCGTTCTAATTTCTTTCATCTATACCTCATCTCTTTCAGAATGTGATCACACACCTCGTCATAGTTGAGGAGCTAAGGATAAGTTGTAATCAATCAGATTTTCAAACTGTCTATGTTCCCATTTACTCTCAAGATTTTATGTTCTCTTCTTTCCCTTGTGAGTTGTTGTCAATCTTAATAAGGTCAGTTGAAGAAGTGATATTTCAACTTAGTAAAGCTTGTActgaaattttattatgttcaaATACTTTACTCTAGGTCCTAGATTTTAGTAAGTTTGTGTTCAGTTGGTACTTGGTTAGTAATAAGGtattccaagtaagggaagttatttatctttttataaaacCTTAGGATAAATGGTTTGTATGAAGGTGATGTGCTCACAGTATGTTGGATGTTATGCATGATTGTGTGTTGTTTGAACATGTTTTCATGCTTGAGCTCATGTGTATAGTTTGAATGAATGGAACTTGTTGTGTTAACaattttgattagattattGCATTTTAGAAATAGTAGTTCAGGTTGTGGTTACTTAAGCAAAGTATCCAATGTTAGTTGATCTAACTTCATGAGAATAAAGGTACTTATTATGAGTCTGAACGAGTCTTAACGATCAAAGTTGAATTCAAATAAGTCAATGATGATATTTGAACAAATTATGAAGCAcaatagatttttaaattattaatattttttttactcacttaccatttatgtattcatatatattttttcaaccacaattatttacatttattatatatttttttatctatatatgATGAagttatacataaataaatataacactCATCAAATTGATAAGttatttatagataattaaatgtatataaaaatataacaagtatacacattaaaattcaaatttaagtaCAATATtagttaacaaaaatttgaaaaaattgtcATAAAGTACTACAAATGGTTCTCTAAGCACAAATGGTATGTAGAACTTTGAGTTACCATCTTCATTAACTAGGATCCTACTTTGGTCACTATTTTCTTGAAAGTTTTCGTTTCCATTTTAAGCCATTTGTGGCATTTGTTTCAGCAATATTTcatgttttgtttgtttcatattttttaataatacataaatcttaaaataaaagaaaaattataaaagacatagattttagattttttatatttataatttgcatataatatttataaaggaacaaagaacaaagactatcattttaatatcaaatattgaaaatgaCAAAGCGTATAAATTAACATTAGTAAGTCATTACATTGTCATTTGatctaaattagaaaaatagagATAAGAGAAATGCGATACTTGATGatcatttgtttcttcattaaGAACACTTCATCGATCAAACACCTAACATAGATTTTTTATGTGGTCTTTAGGTCAAGGAAGGATTTAATAGTGCCCCACAACATTATGAATGCAGAACCTGCATTGATGATGGACATGTTATGAGAACCTAGAAAATCTTATTCTAAAGATTAATAGTGTTTTAGATAGTGaggtcttattattattttaataataaaaagctTACacataaatagaaatttcataaaaagatCTCATTACCTCAAAACACTTTATCTCTCTAGAAAACCTTTTATAGGAACTCTCTGCCTTCTCTATACTCTATCTCACCATATACTCATCTGTTTGACGATCAAAGACTACCGTGGGATCCCTACGACGTACTATCTGATTCTGTTCGATCATTTTTCTTCACGGAGTAAGTCATGTTTCTACTATTTTCCTTGTCAATTCTCCTTAGGGATGCATGTGATGATTTGTGAGTCGCATGTGTCTTTTGATCATGCCTTGTGAATCTATGTTGATCAGTG
Coding sequences:
- the LOC114165434 gene encoding receptor-like protein 7; amino-acid sequence: MRTELVSPLLAMPLFWLCLYNNLVSVSGQCLEDQRSLLLQLKNNLTFTSSTKLKSWNPSNDCCSWIGISCDKEGHVTALDLSEESGTGALGNSSSLFSLQHLQTLNLAYNNFTSFIPSAFKRLEILTSLNLSCAGFLGQIPIEISQMTRLVTLDLSSTWFLPCEWNNELKLENPNLRKLVQNLTSIRQLYLDGVSISAPGHEWSSALMSLHDLQEVRMSQCNLSGPLDPSLASLENLSVIVLDENGLSSAVPETFADFKFLTFLSLSRCQLTGTFPQKIFNMVTLVVVDVSWNHDLQGFFPDFPPGSLHTLIVSGTKFSGAFPRSIGNMRNLSDLEFSYCEFNGTIPNSLSNLTELRYLSLSDNNFTGQIPSFNMAKSLIYLDLSYNGLSGSIPFSHFEGLNNLVTIYLDHNSISGILPSSLFTLPQLEDINLSNNQFGQLDEFTNVSSSQLYSLDLRSNNLKFAFCNLKTFPGFLSNHSNIEFLDLSDNYIHGIVPNWIWKLENLWVLNISHNMLTHLEGPLQNLSTRFSYLDLHHNKLEGPMIPSFPENLKYLDFSSNKLNSVIPRNIGNYLTFTSFISLSNNAFSGSIPDSFCNVSHLDVLDLSNNNIDGKIPLCLLEASTEILNLRQNSLMGPLPDIFSATCTLEILDLRDNKLDGKIPKSLSNCTWLEILNLGENKIVNVFPCMLMKISTLRVLVLRENNLDGHIGCPNTNATWPVLQILDLAINHFSGKLPQTLFKRWEAMMSAKSNVEN